One segment of Scleropages formosus chromosome 23, fSclFor1.1, whole genome shotgun sequence DNA contains the following:
- the LOC114909399 gene encoding DNA-binding protein inhibitor ID-4-like isoform X1 has product MKSLAPPGRGASKDSSSPSSSSSSSSSSSSCPPVCGHLSSASPSVRSSSRAAASSAMGEDGARSLQLNARADMNGCYDTLRRLVPTIPQDKKVSRVEILQHVIDYILELQRALDMQPALLRPPCGRCPSEAPRAPLVALNTGQFQVTSMPGKKEEAALCPWNAAKW; this is encoded by the exons ATGAAGTCGCTAGCTCCTCCAGGCCGAGGAGCCAGTAAGGATTCCTcttcaccctcctcctcctcctcctcttcctcctcctcgtcctcctgtCCTCCGGTCTGCGGTCACTTGTCCTCGGCGTCTCCGTCcgtgcgcagcagcagcagggccgCCGCGAGCTCCGCTATGGGGGAGGACGGCGCGCGCAGCCTGCAGCTGAACGCGCGCGCTGACATGAACGGCTGCTACGACACGCTGAGGCGCCTGGTGCCCACCATTCCGCAGGACAAGAAGGTGAGCAGAGTGGAGATCCTGCAGCACGTCATCGACTACATCCTGGAGCTGCAGCGCGCGCTCGACATGCAGCCGGCGCTCCTGAGGCCGCCGTGCGGGAGGTGTCCGTCCGAGGCGCCGCGCGCGCCGCTCGTGGCCCTCAACACCGGCCAG TTCCAGGTCACATCCATGCCTGGCAAGAAGGAGGAAGCTGCTCTGTGTCCCTGGAACGCAGCGAAGTGGTGA
- the LOC114909399 gene encoding DNA-binding protein inhibitor ID-4-like isoform X2, whose product MKSLAPPGRGASKDSSSPSSSSSSSSSSSSCPPVCGHLSSASPSVRSSSRAAASSAMGEDGARSLQLNARADMNGCYDTLRRLVPTIPQDKKVSRVEILQHVIDYILELQRALDMQPALLRPPCGRCPSEAPRAPLVALNTGQVTSMPGKKEEAALCPWNAAKW is encoded by the exons ATGAAGTCGCTAGCTCCTCCAGGCCGAGGAGCCAGTAAGGATTCCTcttcaccctcctcctcctcctcctcttcctcctcctcgtcctcctgtCCTCCGGTCTGCGGTCACTTGTCCTCGGCGTCTCCGTCcgtgcgcagcagcagcagggccgCCGCGAGCTCCGCTATGGGGGAGGACGGCGCGCGCAGCCTGCAGCTGAACGCGCGCGCTGACATGAACGGCTGCTACGACACGCTGAGGCGCCTGGTGCCCACCATTCCGCAGGACAAGAAGGTGAGCAGAGTGGAGATCCTGCAGCACGTCATCGACTACATCCTGGAGCTGCAGCGCGCGCTCGACATGCAGCCGGCGCTCCTGAGGCCGCCGTGCGGGAGGTGTCCGTCCGAGGCGCCGCGCGCGCCGCTCGTGGCCCTCAACACCGGCCAG GTCACATCCATGCCTGGCAAGAAGGAGGAAGCTGCTCTGTGTCCCTGGAACGCAGCGAAGTGGTGA